Proteins from a genomic interval of Paenibacillus sp. FSL H8-0048:
- a CDS encoding extracellular solute-binding protein — protein MRRNHMTKGLLLACIWVLVLTGCGSAGDNNSTLAANGASSPNITIHMMHIWPAGLSAQQYKLVSQIIAEYEKEHPGIFIRQDVLENEQYKSKLKVLSASNDLPDVGITWAAGFMEPYVKGGLFAPLDDILNGGQLKDKFVKSTTESYVVDNKTYALPLEMNISPIFYNKEIFAQYNLQVPSTYEEFKAVVRVLSGHGVPPVALGNKDRWTGSLWYMYLADRMAGSETLKRATNGTGYFDDPGLVQAAAEVQNLVDMNAFNNGFNGLSYDEGKSEFMEEKAAMYLTGTWELPNFTTNPEIPQAFKDKVGFFKFPAVEGGKGNSGDWVGGPGVGLFVAESSRVKEEAKAFVEYFVFKWGEASVTSAGVIPATKVDTTNEKLPQLYVDLLNELNNASSITLFADVQMKPNAAQVHLDMIQALFGKAVTPEQFAARHKIAVAKGN, from the coding sequence ATGCGAAGGAATCACATGACCAAGGGGCTGCTCCTGGCCTGTATCTGGGTGCTTGTTCTGACGGGTTGCGGCTCTGCGGGAGACAATAATAGTACGCTGGCAGCTAATGGCGCCTCTTCCCCCAACATAACCATTCATATGATGCACATCTGGCCCGCCGGACTCTCTGCGCAGCAGTATAAGCTGGTCAGCCAGATTATCGCAGAATACGAGAAGGAGCATCCGGGTATCTTCATCAGGCAGGATGTGCTGGAGAATGAGCAGTATAAAAGCAAGCTCAAGGTGCTCTCCGCCTCCAATGACCTTCCTGATGTGGGCATTACCTGGGCCGCCGGCTTCATGGAGCCTTATGTAAAAGGCGGATTATTCGCTCCGCTGGATGACATCCTGAACGGCGGGCAGCTTAAGGATAAGTTCGTGAAGAGTACTACAGAGTCGTATGTTGTCGATAACAAGACCTATGCGCTGCCTCTGGAGATGAACATCTCACCGATCTTTTATAATAAAGAAATCTTCGCCCAATATAATCTTCAGGTGCCTTCAACGTATGAGGAGTTCAAGGCAGTTGTGAGAGTGCTCTCCGGTCATGGTGTGCCTCCCGTGGCTCTGGGCAATAAGGACCGGTGGACAGGCTCGCTGTGGTATATGTATCTGGCAGACCGCATGGCCGGAAGTGAGACGCTGAAGCGGGCGACGAACGGGACGGGTTATTTCGATGATCCCGGACTGGTGCAGGCTGCGGCGGAAGTACAGAACCTCGTTGATATGAACGCCTTCAACAACGGCTTCAACGGCTTGTCATATGATGAGGGCAAATCGGAATTCATGGAGGAAAAGGCGGCCATGTACCTGACCGGTACCTGGGAGCTGCCCAACTTCACGACCAACCCGGAGATTCCGCAGGCCTTCAAGGACAAGGTTGGCTTCTTCAAATTCCCTGCGGTGGAAGGCGGGAAGGGGAATTCCGGCGACTGGGTAGGCGGTCCGGGTGTCGGACTGTTCGTAGCGGAATCGTCCAGAGTGAAGGAGGAGGCTAAGGCTTTTGTCGAATACTTCGTCTTCAAATGGGGCGAGGCTTCAGTGACGAGTGCGGGGGTGATACCGGCGACCAAGGTTGATACCACGAATGAGAAGCTGCCGCAGCTATACGTGGATCTGTTGAATGAACTGAACAATGCCAGCAGTATTACCTTGTTCGCGGATGTGCAGATGAA